A window from Oreochromis aureus strain Israel breed Guangdong linkage group 16, ZZ_aureus, whole genome shotgun sequence encodes these proteins:
- the gpr18 gene encoding N-arachidonyl glycine receptor isoform X1 translates to MWMDEEQIQNNPHIMTVDLNSTNMSATMRPEQGPMEYRISGLIFYCFIFIIGVMVNFTALWVFALTTKKRNSVTIYMINVALVDLTFILLLPFRMVYHHQDYWPFGDLFCRIMGAFTIFYPCMALWLFALISTDRYMAIVQPKHGKELRNVPKAVVGSVGVWVMTMGSSVPLLFSQQDPDRASNFTTCIKMQDIIHMRHDNPVNFVRLIFFFLVPICIMIGCYVVIVDNLIHGRTSKLKPKVKQKSIRIIITLIIQVLVCFVPFHVCLVLRLLGNGTDGGYSTWAVFTTFLMNLSTVLDIILYYIVSKQFQDRVISVILYRNYLRSVRRKSRHTHTGSIRSMSNMTSAMI, encoded by the exons ATGTGGATGGATGAGGAACAGATTCAAAACAATCCACATAT TATGACAGTGGATCTAAACTCCACCAACATGTCTGCAACTATGAGGCCAGAGCAGGGACCAATGGAGTACCGCATTTCAGGCCTGATTTTCTACtgcttcatcttcatcattggAGTCATGGTTAATTTCACAGCTTTATGGGTGTTTGCCCTAACCACAAAGAAGAGGAACTCAGTCACTATCTACATGATAAACGTGGCACTGGTAGACCTCACCTTCATCCTGCTGCTTCCTTTCAGAATGGTATACCACCACCAGGACTACTGGCCTTTTGGAGATCTTTTCTGTCGAATCATGGGAGCCTTCACCATTTTCTACCCTTGCATGGCTTTGTGGTTGTTTGCCCTCATTAGCACTGACCGCTACATGGCCATTGTCCAGCCAAAGCACGGCAAGGAGCTGAGGAATGTCCCGAAGGCTGTGGTGGGCAGTGTTGGGGTCTGGGTCATGACCATGGGCAGTTCTGTACCATTGCTCTTCTCCCAGCAGGACCCTGACCGGGCCTCTAACTTCACCACCTGCATCAAGATGCAAGACATCATCCACATGCGCCATGACAACCCCGTCAACTTTGTGCGACTTATCTTTTTCTTCCTCGTCCCCATCTGCATAATGATCGGCTGCTATGTCGTCATTGTGGACAATCTGATTCATGGACGCACCTCTAAACTCAAACCTAAAGTGAAGCAAAAGTCCATCCGGATTATCATCACGCTCATTATCCAAgtgctggtgtgttttgtgcCTTTTCATGTGTGTTTGGTGCTCCGTTTGCTGGGGAACGGCACCGACGGAGGGTATAGCACTTGGGCAGTCTTCACCACATTCCTCATGAACCTAAGCACAGTCTTGGATATTATCCTGTACTACATCGTCTCCAAGCAGTTCCAGGACAGGGTGATTAGCGTGATTCTGTACAGGAACTATCTGCGGAGCGTGAGACGAAAGAGCAGGCACACGCACACAGGCAGCATCAGATCAATGAGCAATATGACCAGCGCAATGATATGA
- the gpr18 gene encoding N-arachidonyl glycine receptor isoform X2 codes for MTVDLNSTNMSATMRPEQGPMEYRISGLIFYCFIFIIGVMVNFTALWVFALTTKKRNSVTIYMINVALVDLTFILLLPFRMVYHHQDYWPFGDLFCRIMGAFTIFYPCMALWLFALISTDRYMAIVQPKHGKELRNVPKAVVGSVGVWVMTMGSSVPLLFSQQDPDRASNFTTCIKMQDIIHMRHDNPVNFVRLIFFFLVPICIMIGCYVVIVDNLIHGRTSKLKPKVKQKSIRIIITLIIQVLVCFVPFHVCLVLRLLGNGTDGGYSTWAVFTTFLMNLSTVLDIILYYIVSKQFQDRVISVILYRNYLRSVRRKSRHTHTGSIRSMSNMTSAMI; via the coding sequence ATGACAGTGGATCTAAACTCCACCAACATGTCTGCAACTATGAGGCCAGAGCAGGGACCAATGGAGTACCGCATTTCAGGCCTGATTTTCTACtgcttcatcttcatcattggAGTCATGGTTAATTTCACAGCTTTATGGGTGTTTGCCCTAACCACAAAGAAGAGGAACTCAGTCACTATCTACATGATAAACGTGGCACTGGTAGACCTCACCTTCATCCTGCTGCTTCCTTTCAGAATGGTATACCACCACCAGGACTACTGGCCTTTTGGAGATCTTTTCTGTCGAATCATGGGAGCCTTCACCATTTTCTACCCTTGCATGGCTTTGTGGTTGTTTGCCCTCATTAGCACTGACCGCTACATGGCCATTGTCCAGCCAAAGCACGGCAAGGAGCTGAGGAATGTCCCGAAGGCTGTGGTGGGCAGTGTTGGGGTCTGGGTCATGACCATGGGCAGTTCTGTACCATTGCTCTTCTCCCAGCAGGACCCTGACCGGGCCTCTAACTTCACCACCTGCATCAAGATGCAAGACATCATCCACATGCGCCATGACAACCCCGTCAACTTTGTGCGACTTATCTTTTTCTTCCTCGTCCCCATCTGCATAATGATCGGCTGCTATGTCGTCATTGTGGACAATCTGATTCATGGACGCACCTCTAAACTCAAACCTAAAGTGAAGCAAAAGTCCATCCGGATTATCATCACGCTCATTATCCAAgtgctggtgtgttttgtgcCTTTTCATGTGTGTTTGGTGCTCCGTTTGCTGGGGAACGGCACCGACGGAGGGTATAGCACTTGGGCAGTCTTCACCACATTCCTCATGAACCTAAGCACAGTCTTGGATATTATCCTGTACTACATCGTCTCCAAGCAGTTCCAGGACAGGGTGATTAGCGTGATTCTGTACAGGAACTATCTGCGGAGCGTGAGACGAAAGAGCAGGCACACGCACACAGGCAGCATCAGATCAATGAGCAATATGACCAGCGCAATGATATGA
- the gpr183a gene encoding G-protein coupled receptor 183-A: MGSATPTTTFNSTSNCTTLYAHREYAKILMPLFYSVVFFVGLFGNCLALHVIRPNLKKINSTTLYSLNLVMSDILFTLSLPLRIIYYALGFHWPLGEALCKISGLIFYINTYAGVNFMTCLSVDRFIAVVLPLRFARLRKVSNVRYICVGVWLLVLGQTLPLLNMNMCHNEPDGYITCMEYPNLDKVPHIATILIGAVGMGYVFPVITILVCYSVLCSKLHLTAKNNHLTEKSGRSRKAIGVICCVSVVFIVCFSPYHIDLLQYMIRKLVSEPDCSQLTAFQVSLHITVCLMNLNSCLDPFIYFFACKGYKRKLLKILKMHVSMSFSSAVRVSPEGSSKDFLDGNKIQLNSSVTGTVTERRSHYHDLSKE; the protein is encoded by the coding sequence ATGGGTTCTGCCACCCCAACCACAACCTTCAACAGTACCTCTAACTGTACTACCCTGTATGCTCATCGGGAGTATGCCAAAATCCTCATGCCTCTTTTCTACAGTGTTGTGTTCTTCGTGGGGCTGTTTGGTAACTGCCTGGCCCTCCATGTAATCCGTCCCAATCTGAAGAAGATAAACTCCACTACATTGTACTCTCTCAACCTGGTCATGTCCGACATCCTCTTCACCCTCTCTCTGCCTTTGAGGATCATCTACTATGCTTTGGGTTTCCACTGGCCACTAGGAGAAGCTCTGTGCAAGATCTCAGGCCTTATCTTCTATATCAACACCTATGCGGGAGTCAACTTCATGACCTGTCTCAGTGTGGACCGCTTCATCGCCGTGGTCTTGCCTCTGCGTTTTGCCCGGCTCAGGAAAGTCAGTAACGTGCGCTACATTTGTGTTGGCGTGTGGCTGCTGGTCCTGGGTCAGACACTCCCACTGCTTAACATGAACATGTGCCACAATGAACCTGATGGCTACATCACCTGCATGGAATACCCCAACCTTGATAAAGTTCCACATATTGCCACTATACTGATTGGTGCTGTTGGCATGGGTTATGTTTTCCCTGTTATCACCATCCTGGTGTGTTATTCTGTCTTATGCTCCAAGCTTCACTTAACAGCCAAGAACAACCATTTAACGGAAAAGTCCGGCAGGAGCCGCAAGGCCATCGGAGTGATCTGCTGCGTGTCCGTGGTGTTTATCGTGTGCTTCAGCCCCTACCACATTGACCTCCTGCAGTACATGATCCGCAAGCTGGTGTCGGAACCCGACTGCAGTCAGCTCACAGCCTTTCAGGTGTCACTGCATATCACCGTGTGTCTGATGAACCTCAACTCATGCTTGGACCCGTTTATCTATTTCTTTGCCTGTAAAGGCTACAAAAGAAAACTCCTGAAAATCCTGAAGATGCACGTTAGCATGTCTTTCTCCAGCGCAGTGAGAGTGTCTCCTGAAGGTTCTTCCAAGGACTTCCTCGACGGTAACAAGATCCAACTAAACAGCTCAGTTACGGGAACAGTCACAGAACGAAGATCCCACTATCACGACTTATCTAAAGAATGA